A single Mixta calida DNA region contains:
- the murF gene encoding UDP-N-acetylmuramoyl-tripeptide--D-alanyl-D-alanine ligase: MITLSLETLAQITHGTLVGQGDIAISEVTTDTRKVTPGCLFIALQGERFDAHDFADQAMASGAAALLVSKRLQINAPQVVVSDTRIALGELAAWVRQQVKTRVVALTGSSGKTSVKEMTAAILRQCGETLYTAGNLNNDIGVPLTLLRLTEAHQYAVIELGANHQGEIAWTTRLTRPESALVNNLAAAHLEGFGSLAGVAKAKGEIFLGLPENGTAIINLDSNDWPRWQTQLTQQRIWRFSGTADAQADFYATDVAVNPQGTTFTLHTPQGALAVSLPLPGRHNIANALAASALALSVGAPPEAIVQGLATLKAVPGRLFPITLAPQKLLLDDSYNANVGSMTAAAQVLGEMPGYRVMVTGDMAELGAEAVECHREVGEAARKAGIDKVLSVGALSQHISDASGAGEHFSDKAALIARLQSLLAEHQIITVLVKGSRSAAMEQVVQNLQEKGTC; this comes from the coding sequence ATGATTACGCTTTCTCTTGAAACGCTGGCGCAGATTACTCACGGCACGTTAGTCGGCCAGGGGGATATCGCGATAAGCGAAGTGACCACCGACACCCGTAAAGTGACGCCGGGCTGTTTGTTCATTGCGTTGCAGGGCGAACGCTTTGACGCACATGATTTTGCCGACCAGGCGATGGCCAGCGGCGCGGCGGCATTATTAGTGAGTAAGCGCTTGCAAATCAACGCGCCGCAGGTGGTGGTCAGCGATACGCGCATCGCCTTAGGAGAGCTGGCGGCCTGGGTGCGTCAGCAGGTGAAAACCCGCGTAGTGGCGCTGACCGGCTCCTCCGGCAAAACTTCGGTAAAAGAGATGACCGCCGCTATTCTGCGTCAGTGTGGCGAAACGCTTTATACCGCCGGTAACCTGAACAACGATATCGGCGTGCCGTTGACGCTGCTGCGCCTGACCGAAGCGCACCAGTATGCGGTCATTGAACTGGGCGCCAACCATCAAGGTGAAATCGCCTGGACCACCCGCTTAACGCGCCCGGAAAGCGCGCTGGTGAATAACCTGGCAGCTGCGCATCTGGAGGGCTTCGGCTCGCTGGCAGGCGTGGCGAAAGCCAAAGGCGAAATTTTCCTCGGCCTGCCGGAAAACGGCACGGCGATTATTAACCTCGACAGCAATGACTGGCCGCGCTGGCAGACGCAGTTGACCCAGCAGCGCATCTGGCGCTTCTCCGGCACCGCGGACGCGCAGGCTGATTTTTACGCGACCGATGTTGCGGTAAATCCGCAGGGCACCACCTTTACGCTGCATACGCCGCAGGGGGCGCTGGCGGTCTCGCTGCCGCTGCCGGGTCGTCATAACATCGCCAACGCGCTGGCCGCCAGCGCTCTGGCGCTCTCTGTCGGCGCGCCGCCGGAAGCGATAGTTCAGGGCCTGGCGACGCTGAAAGCGGTGCCGGGACGTCTGTTCCCGATAACCTTAGCGCCGCAGAAGCTGCTGCTGGACGACAGCTACAACGCGAACGTTGGCTCAATGACCGCCGCCGCGCAGGTGCTGGGCGAGATGCCAGGCTACCGCGTAATGGTTACCGGCGATATGGCGGAGCTGGGCGCGGAAGCGGTCGAATGCCATCGCGAAGTGGGCGAGGCCGCGCGTAAGGCGGGCATAGATAAAGTGCTGAGCGTGGGCGCGCTGAGTCAGCATATCAGCGACGCCAGTGGCGCGGGCGAACACTTCAGCGATAAGGCCGCCTTGATCGCGCGCCTCCAGTCGCTGCTTGCAGAGCATCAGATTATTACCGTTTTAGTTAAAGGGTCTCGTAGTGCCGCCATGGAGCAGGTAGTACAAAACTTACAGGAGAAAGGAACATGCTAG
- the mraY gene encoding phospho-N-acetylmuramoyl-pentapeptide-transferase: protein MLVWLAEHLVAFYSGFNVFSYLTFRAIVSLLTALFISLWMGPRLIAWLQKLQIGQVVRSEGPESHFSKRGTPTMGGIMILTSITISVLMWAYPSNPYVWCVLTVLVGYGIVGFIDDYRKVVRKDTKGLIARWKYFWQSLIALAVAFAMYAVGKDTPATQLVVPFFKDIMPQLGLLYILLAYFVIVGTSNAVNLTDGLDGLAIMPTVFVAAGFALVAWATGNMNFAGYLHIPYLRHAGELVIVCTAIVGAGLGFLWFNTYPAQVFMGDVGSLALGGALGTIAVLLRQEFLLVIMGGVFVVETLSVILQVGSFKLRGQRIFRMAPIHHHYELKGWPEPRVIVRFWIISLMLVLIGLATLKVR, encoded by the coding sequence ATGCTAGTCTGGCTGGCCGAACATCTGGTCGCTTTTTATTCCGGCTTTAACGTCTTTTCCTATTTGACGTTTCGCGCCATCGTCAGCCTGCTGACCGCGCTGTTTATCTCACTGTGGATGGGGCCGCGCCTGATCGCCTGGCTGCAAAAGCTGCAGATCGGTCAGGTGGTGCGCAGCGAAGGGCCGGAGTCGCACTTCAGCAAGCGCGGCACGCCGACCATGGGCGGCATCATGATCCTGACCTCTATCACCATTTCGGTGCTGATGTGGGCCTATCCCTCCAACCCTTATGTCTGGTGCGTGCTAACGGTGCTGGTCGGTTATGGCATCGTCGGTTTCATCGATGACTACCGCAAAGTGGTGCGCAAAGACACCAAAGGCCTGATCGCCCGCTGGAAATATTTCTGGCAGTCGCTGATTGCGCTGGCGGTAGCTTTTGCGATGTACGCCGTGGGCAAGGACACGCCGGCGACGCAGCTGGTCGTGCCGTTTTTCAAAGATATTATGCCGCAGCTGGGGCTGCTCTATATCCTGCTCGCCTATTTCGTGATCGTCGGCACCAGCAACGCGGTCAACCTGACCGACGGTCTGGACGGCCTGGCGATTATGCCGACGGTATTTGTCGCGGCGGGCTTCGCGCTGGTCGCCTGGGCCACCGGCAACATGAATTTCGCAGGCTACCTGCATATTCCCTATCTGCGCCATGCCGGTGAGCTGGTAATTGTCTGCACCGCCATCGTCGGCGCCGGGCTGGGTTTCCTGTGGTTCAACACCTATCCGGCCCAGGTCTTTATGGGCGACGTCGGCTCGCTGGCGCTGGGCGGCGCGCTGGGCACCATCGCGGTGCTGCTGCGTCAGGAATTTTTGCTGGTGATTATGGGCGGCGTGTTTGTTGTTGAAACGCTCTCCGTCATCCTGCAGGTGGGATCGTTCAAGCTGCGCGGCCAGCGCATTTTCCGTATGGCGCCGATCCATCACCACTATGAACTGAAAGGCTGGCCGGAGCCGCGCGTGATCGTGCGCTTCTGGATCATTTCGCTGATGCTGGTGCTGATTGGCCTGGCAACCCTTAAGGTGCGTTAA
- the murD gene encoding UDP-N-acetylmuramoyl-L-alanine--D-glutamate ligase gives MADYQGRKVVIIGLGLTGLSCVDFFLAQGVTPRVMDTRVSPPGLDKLPASVERHLGSLNGDWLLASDLIIASPGVALAHPLLTEAAEAGIEIIGDIELFCREAQAPIVAITGSNGKSTVTTLVGEMARAAGWTVGVGGNIGLPALSLLKQPAQLYVLELSSFQLETTHSLKAAAATILNLSEDHMDRYPLGLQQYRAAKLRIYENAAICVVNADDALTMPVRGADKRCVSFGVDVGDYHLNRQQGSIWLRAHGEKVLNTDEMKLVGLHNYTNALAALALADAAGIPRASSLKALTTFQGLAHRFQLVHERNGVRWINDSKATNVGSTEAALSGLQAQGTLWLLLGGDGKSADFTPLARYLQGDAIRVWCYGRDGASLAALRPEISTLTDTLAEAVAAIAPQVRPGDIVLLSPACASLDQFRNFEQRGDCFAQLARELG, from the coding sequence ATGGCTGACTATCAGGGTAGAAAAGTGGTCATTATCGGGCTGGGGCTGACCGGCCTCTCCTGTGTTGATTTCTTTTTAGCGCAGGGCGTAACGCCGCGCGTAATGGATACCCGAGTCTCGCCGCCCGGCCTGGATAAACTGCCCGCAAGCGTGGAGCGCCATTTAGGATCGCTCAACGGCGACTGGCTGCTGGCGTCGGATTTGATTATCGCCAGCCCCGGCGTCGCGCTGGCCCATCCGTTGCTGACGGAAGCCGCCGAAGCGGGCATTGAAATCATCGGCGATATTGAGCTTTTCTGCCGTGAAGCGCAGGCGCCTATCGTCGCCATTACCGGTTCCAATGGCAAAAGCACCGTGACCACGCTGGTGGGCGAAATGGCGCGTGCGGCCGGCTGGACGGTGGGCGTGGGCGGCAATATCGGCCTGCCGGCCCTTAGTCTGCTGAAGCAGCCCGCTCAGCTTTACGTGCTGGAGCTCTCCAGTTTTCAGCTGGAGACCACCCACAGCCTGAAGGCGGCGGCAGCGACCATTCTCAACCTCAGCGAAGACCATATGGATCGCTACCCGCTGGGATTGCAGCAGTATCGCGCCGCCAAGCTGCGCATCTATGAAAACGCGGCGATCTGCGTGGTGAATGCCGATGACGCGCTGACAATGCCGGTGCGCGGCGCGGACAAGCGCTGTGTTAGCTTCGGCGTCGACGTCGGCGACTACCACCTCAACCGCCAGCAGGGCAGCATCTGGCTGCGCGCGCACGGCGAAAAAGTATTAAACACCGACGAAATGAAGCTCGTCGGGCTGCACAACTATACCAATGCGCTGGCGGCGCTGGCGCTGGCGGACGCCGCTGGCATCCCGCGCGCCAGCAGTCTGAAAGCGTTAACAACGTTTCAGGGGCTGGCGCACCGTTTCCAGCTGGTGCATGAGCGCAACGGCGTACGCTGGATCAATGATTCGAAAGCGACCAACGTCGGCAGTACCGAAGCGGCGCTGAGCGGCCTGCAGGCGCAGGGCACGCTGTGGCTGCTGCTGGGCGGCGACGGCAAGTCGGCGGATTTCACGCCGCTGGCGCGTTACTTACAGGGCGACGCGATTCGCGTCTGGTGCTATGGCCGCGATGGCGCATCGCTGGCGGCGCTGCGCCCGGAAATCTCCACCCTAACGGATACCCTGGCCGAAGCCGTGGCCGCCATTGCGCCGCAGGTAAGGCCTGGCGATATCGTCCTGCTGTCGCCCGCCTGCGCCAGTCTCGATCAGTTCCGTAATTTTGAGCAGCGCGGCGACTGTTTCGCGCAACTGGCGCGGGAGCTGGGCTGA
- the ftsW gene encoding cell division protein FtsW, protein MRIPGLGMAGGVVMRLREWVMGSRENSDAAPMVLYDRTLLWLTFGLAIIGFVMVTSASMPVGQRLSDDPFFFAKRDAFYLLLAFGMAMVTLRVPMEVWQRYSNVMLLASVVMLLIVLVVGSSVNGASRWIALGPLRIQPAELSKLSLFCYLASYLVRKVEEVRNNFWGFCKPMGVMVVLAVLLLAQPDLGTVVVLFVTTLAMLFLAGAKLWQFLAIIGSGIFAVILLIIAEPYRMRRVTSFWDPWEDPFGSGYQLTQSLMAFGRGEFWGQGLGNSVQKLEYLPEAHTDFIFSIIGEELGYIGVVLALLMVFFVAFRAMSIGRRALELDQRFSGFLACSIGVWFSFQALVNVGAAAGMLPTKGLTLPLISYGGSSLIIMSTAIVLLLRIDYETRLSKAQAFTRGAR, encoded by the coding sequence ATGCGTATTCCAGGCTTAGGGATGGCGGGCGGCGTGGTGATGCGCCTGCGCGAATGGGTAATGGGCAGCCGGGAAAACAGCGATGCGGCGCCGATGGTGCTCTACGATCGCACGCTGTTGTGGCTGACGTTCGGCCTGGCGATCATCGGCTTTGTGATGGTCACCTCCGCCTCGATGCCGGTTGGGCAGCGTCTGTCGGACGATCCCTTTTTCTTCGCCAAGCGCGACGCATTTTATCTGCTGCTGGCTTTTGGCATGGCGATGGTCACGCTGCGCGTGCCGATGGAAGTATGGCAGCGCTACAGCAATGTGATGCTTCTGGCATCAGTTGTGATGCTGCTGATCGTACTGGTGGTGGGCAGCTCGGTTAACGGCGCATCGCGCTGGATCGCGCTGGGCCCGCTGCGTATTCAGCCGGCCGAGCTTTCCAAGCTGTCGCTGTTTTGCTACCTCGCCAGCTATCTGGTGCGCAAGGTAGAAGAGGTGCGCAACAACTTCTGGGGCTTCTGTAAGCCGATGGGCGTGATGGTAGTGCTGGCGGTACTGCTGCTGGCGCAGCCGGACTTAGGCACCGTGGTGGTGCTGTTCGTCACCACCCTGGCGATGCTGTTCCTCGCGGGCGCCAAGCTGTGGCAGTTCCTGGCGATTATTGGATCCGGCATTTTCGCTGTGATCCTGTTGATCATTGCCGAGCCGTATCGTATGCGCCGCGTGACCTCCTTCTGGGATCCCTGGGAAGATCCGTTCGGCAGCGGCTACCAGTTAACCCAGTCGTTAATGGCGTTCGGCCGCGGCGAATTCTGGGGGCAGGGATTAGGCAACTCAGTGCAAAAACTGGAGTATTTGCCGGAGGCGCATACTGACTTCATTTTCTCCATTATCGGAGAAGAACTCGGTTATATCGGTGTGGTTTTAGCGCTGTTAATGGTATTCTTCGTCGCTTTTCGGGCGATGTCGATTGGCCGTCGTGCGCTGGAGCTTGACCAGCGTTTTTCCGGTTTTCTCGCCTGTTCCATTGGCGTCTGGTTTAGCTTCCAGGCGCTGGTTAACGTCGGCGCGGCCGCGGGCATGTTGCCCACCAAAGGCCTGACGTTGCCCTTAATCAGTTACGGTGGCTCCAGTCTGATTATTATGTCGACGGCCATCGTGTTGTTGTTACGCATAGATTATGAAACGCGCCTGAGTAAAGCGCAGGCGTTTACCCGAGGTGCGCGATGA
- the murG gene encoding undecaprenyldiphospho-muramoylpentapeptide beta-N-acetylglucosaminyltransferase, translated as MSGKRLMVMAGGTGGHVFPGLAVAHHLMAQGWQVRWLGTADRMEADLVPKHGIEIDFIRISGLRGKGLKALLASPIRIFNAWRQARSIMKAWKPDVVLGMGGYVSGPGGLAAWSCGIPVVLHEQNGIAGLTNKWLAKLATKVMQAFPGAFPHADVVGNPVRTDVLALSSPEQRLSGREGPIRVLVVGGSQGARVLNQTLPQVAALMGDRITLWHQTGKGNLPQVMADYEKAGQTQHKISEFIDDMAAAYAWADVVVCRSGALTVSEVAAAGLPAIFVPFQHKDRQQYWNALPLEKAGAARIFEQPQFTADAVAETLTQWNRPTLLRMAQNARQVAIPDATERVAAEVSAVAR; from the coding sequence ATGAGTGGAAAGCGGTTGATGGTGATGGCTGGCGGTACCGGCGGGCATGTATTCCCCGGTCTGGCTGTCGCGCATCATCTGATGGCGCAGGGCTGGCAGGTGCGCTGGCTGGGCACTGCCGATCGAATGGAAGCCGATCTGGTGCCGAAACACGGCATCGAAATCGATTTTATCCGCATCAGCGGCTTGCGCGGCAAGGGCCTGAAGGCACTGCTGGCGTCGCCGATTCGAATTTTCAACGCCTGGCGCCAGGCGCGCAGCATTATGAAAGCGTGGAAGCCGGACGTGGTGCTGGGTATGGGCGGCTATGTTTCCGGTCCGGGCGGCCTGGCCGCATGGAGCTGCGGCATCCCGGTGGTGCTGCATGAGCAAAACGGCATCGCTGGCCTGACGAACAAATGGCTGGCGAAGCTGGCGACGAAAGTGATGCAGGCGTTTCCCGGCGCCTTTCCCCATGCGGACGTCGTCGGCAATCCGGTGCGCACCGACGTGCTGGCGCTCAGCAGCCCTGAGCAGCGTCTGTCGGGGCGTGAGGGTCCGATTCGCGTGCTGGTGGTGGGCGGCAGCCAGGGCGCGCGCGTACTTAACCAGACGCTGCCGCAGGTGGCGGCGCTGATGGGCGACCGTATTACGCTCTGGCATCAGACCGGCAAAGGCAATCTGCCGCAGGTCATGGCCGATTATGAAAAGGCCGGGCAGACGCAGCATAAAATCAGCGAATTTATTGACGATATGGCGGCGGCCTACGCATGGGCCGACGTGGTGGTTTGTCGTTCCGGCGCGCTGACGGTCAGCGAAGTGGCGGCGGCCGGTCTGCCGGCCATTTTCGTACCGTTTCAGCATAAAGATCGTCAGCAGTACTGGAATGCGCTGCCGCTGGAGAAAGCGGGCGCAGCGCGTATTTTCGAACAGCCGCAGTTTACAGCGGATGCGGTAGCGGAAACGTTAACGCAGTGGAATCGACCTACGCTACTGCGCATGGCGCAAAATGCGCGTCAGGTCGCGATTCCGGACGCTACCGAACGTGTAGCGGCAGAAGTCAGCGCCGTCGCGCGTTAA
- the murC gene encoding UDP-N-acetylmuramate--L-alanine ligase has product MNTQQLAKLRSIVPEMRRVRHIHFVGIGGAGMGGIAEVLANEGYQISGSDLAPNAVTQHLTALGATIYFHHRPENVSDASVVVVSSAITQDNPEIIAAREARIPVIRRAEMLAELMRFRHGIAVAGTHGKTTTTAMVTSIYAEGGLDPTFVNGGLVKAAGTHARLGSSRYLIAEADESDASFLHLQPMVAIVTNIEADHMDTYQGDFENLKQTFINFLHNLPFYGRAVLCVDDAVIRDLIPRVGRQITTYGFSDDADVRIEDYEQHGAQGHFTLVRHDKPLMRVTLNAPGRHNALNAAAAVAVATEEGIDDEDILSALESFQGTGRRFDFLGEFPLDNVNGTSGSAMLVDDYGHHPTEVDATIKAARAGWPDKKLVMIFQPHRYTRTRDLYDDFANVLSQVDVLLMLDVYSAGETPIPGADSRSLCRTIRGRGKVDPILVPDHDTILEMLAPTLSGNDLILVQGAGNVGKIARRLAEQKLKPQTNEEEHHG; this is encoded by the coding sequence ATGAATACTCAACAACTGGCGAAACTGCGTTCTATCGTGCCCGAGATGCGTCGCGTCCGGCACATTCACTTTGTCGGCATCGGTGGCGCCGGCATGGGCGGTATCGCCGAAGTGTTGGCCAATGAAGGTTATCAGATCAGCGGTTCCGATCTCGCACCCAATGCGGTAACGCAGCACCTGACCGCGCTGGGCGCCACAATTTATTTTCATCATCGCCCGGAAAACGTCAGCGACGCCAGCGTGGTAGTGGTCTCCAGCGCGATAACTCAGGATAACCCGGAGATTATCGCCGCGCGCGAAGCGCGTATTCCGGTGATCCGCCGCGCTGAAATGCTGGCGGAGCTGATGCGTTTCCGCCACGGCATCGCCGTGGCCGGCACGCACGGCAAAACCACAACCACGGCGATGGTGACCAGCATCTACGCCGAAGGCGGGCTCGATCCGACTTTCGTCAACGGCGGGCTGGTCAAAGCGGCCGGCACGCACGCACGCCTGGGCAGCAGCCGTTATCTGATCGCCGAAGCAGATGAGAGCGACGCGTCGTTCCTGCATCTGCAACCGATGGTGGCGATCGTGACCAATATTGAAGCCGACCATATGGATACCTACCAGGGCGACTTCGAAAATCTGAAGCAGACATTTATTAACTTTTTGCACAACCTGCCGTTTTACGGCCGCGCAGTGTTGTGCGTCGACGATGCGGTGATTCGCGATCTCATCCCGCGCGTCGGTCGCCAGATCACCACCTACGGCTTCAGCGATGATGCCGACGTGCGTATTGAAGATTATGAGCAGCACGGCGCGCAGGGCCACTTTACGCTGGTGCGTCACGATAAGCCGCTGATGCGCGTCACGCTGAACGCGCCGGGCCGCCATAACGCGCTGAACGCGGCGGCGGCGGTAGCCGTCGCGACGGAGGAGGGGATCGATGATGAAGATATCCTCAGCGCGCTGGAAAGTTTCCAGGGCACCGGCCGTCGCTTCGACTTTTTGGGCGAATTCCCGCTGGATAACGTCAACGGCACTTCCGGCAGCGCCATGCTGGTCGACGATTACGGCCACCATCCGACTGAAGTCGACGCCACTATCAAAGCGGCGCGCGCAGGCTGGCCGGATAAAAAGCTGGTGATGATTTTTCAGCCGCATCGCTATACGCGTACGCGCGATTTGTATGACGACTTCGCCAATGTGCTGTCGCAGGTAGACGTTCTGCTAATGCTGGATGTCTATTCCGCGGGCGAAACGCCGATTCCAGGCGCGGACAGCCGATCGCTCTGCCGCACGATCCGCGGACGCGGCAAGGTGGATCCGATTCTCGTGCCGGATCACGATACGATCCTGGAGATGCTGGCGCCGACGCTGAGCGGCAACGATTTGATTCTGGTACAGGGCGCTGGCAACGTAGGTAAGATTGCCCGCCGTCTGGCTGAACAGAAACTTAAACCGCAGACCAATGAAGAGGAACATCATGGCTGA
- a CDS encoding D-alanine--D-alanine ligase has protein sequence MAEKVAVLLGGTSAERDVSLMSGAAVLAGLKEAGIDAHGVDTRDFPVMRLKEEGFEKAFIALHGRGGEDGTLQGVLDFLQIPYTGSGVMASAITMDKWRSKLLWQGANLPVAPYVWINRQQMDAGLDDTLAQRIAQLGMPLFVKPSSEGSSVGISRVNQPSELPAALEEAFRHDDDVLVEKFLSGPEYTVAILGEQILPSIRIQPASDFYDYEAKYISDDTQYFCPSGLSAEKEAVLRELVLNAWRTLGCSGWGRVDVMMDGDGSFYLLEVNTSPGMTSHSLVPMAAKQAGMSFSQLVARILELAD, from the coding sequence ATGGCTGAAAAAGTAGCGGTACTGCTGGGCGGTACCTCCGCTGAGCGCGACGTCTCGCTGATGTCAGGCGCGGCGGTACTTGCCGGGCTGAAAGAAGCTGGCATTGACGCGCACGGCGTCGATACGCGCGATTTTCCGGTGATGCGGTTGAAAGAAGAAGGCTTTGAAAAGGCGTTTATCGCGCTGCACGGGCGCGGCGGCGAGGACGGCACGTTGCAGGGCGTGCTGGATTTCCTGCAGATCCCCTATACCGGCAGCGGCGTGATGGCCTCGGCCATCACCATGGATAAATGGCGTTCCAAGCTGCTGTGGCAGGGCGCGAATTTGCCGGTGGCGCCGTACGTCTGGATTAATCGTCAGCAGATGGATGCCGGACTGGACGACACGCTGGCGCAGCGCATCGCGCAGCTGGGCATGCCGCTGTTCGTTAAGCCAAGCAGTGAAGGCTCCAGCGTCGGCATCTCTCGCGTTAACCAGCCTTCCGAGCTGCCTGCGGCGCTGGAAGAGGCGTTCCGTCACGACGACGATGTGCTGGTAGAAAAATTTCTGAGCGGGCCGGAATACACCGTCGCCATTCTGGGCGAGCAGATTCTGCCTTCGATCCGCATCCAGCCGGCCAGCGACTTCTATGACTATGAAGCGAAATATATTTCTGACGATACTCAATACTTCTGCCCAAGCGGCTTAAGCGCGGAGAAAGAGGCGGTACTGCGCGAGCTGGTGTTGAACGCATGGCGCACGCTGGGCTGCAGCGGCTGGGGACGCGTGGATGTGATGATGGACGGCGACGGCAGCTTTTATCTGCTCGAGGTGAATACCTCGCCGGGCATGACCAGCCACAGCCTGGTACCGATGGCGGCGAAACAGGCGGGGATGAGCTTCTCCCAGCTGGTGGCGCGTATTCTGGAGCTGGCCGACTAA
- the ftsQ gene encoding cell division protein FtsQ → MSQAALNVRREAQEKARTGRSNGSRLAGIIFLLLVIGTMLAGGAAVLKWMNDASRLPLSRLVVTGKTHYTTNDDIRQAILSLGAPGTFMSQDVNVIQQQIERLPWIKQVSVRKQWPDELKIHLVEYVPVARWNDLHMVDAEGKSFSVPANHIGKETLPLLYGPEGNEQDVLDGYRQMSAVLAASKFSVKAASMTARHSWQLVTGDDVRIELGRSDNMKRLKRFIELWPVIQQQATADNKRVSYVDLRYDSGAAVGWAPAFIEPQDSNQQQNQAQAKQQ, encoded by the coding sequence ATGTCGCAGGCGGCTTTGAACGTACGTCGGGAAGCGCAGGAAAAAGCGCGCACCGGACGCAGCAATGGCTCCCGGCTAGCAGGAATTATCTTCCTGCTGCTGGTGATCGGCACCATGCTGGCGGGCGGCGCCGCGGTGCTGAAATGGATGAACGACGCCTCGCGTCTGCCGCTGTCGAGGCTGGTGGTGACGGGAAAAACCCACTACACCACCAATGACGATATCCGTCAGGCCATTTTATCGCTGGGCGCGCCAGGCACTTTTATGTCACAAGATGTAAATGTGATTCAGCAGCAGATTGAACGTCTGCCGTGGATCAAGCAGGTCAGTGTACGCAAGCAGTGGCCGGACGAATTAAAGATTCATCTGGTTGAGTATGTGCCGGTCGCGCGGTGGAATGATTTACATATGGTTGATGCGGAAGGTAAATCTTTTAGCGTCCCGGCTAACCATATCGGCAAAGAGACGCTACCGTTGCTGTATGGCCCCGAAGGTAACGAGCAGGATGTGCTGGATGGCTACCGTCAGATGAGCGCGGTGCTGGCCGCCAGCAAGTTTAGCGTTAAAGCAGCATCCATGACCGCTCGTCATTCCTGGCAGCTGGTCACTGGCGATGATGTACGTATTGAGCTGGGCCGTAGCGATAACATGAAGCGTCTTAAGCGGTTTATTGAACTCTGGCCGGTGATCCAACAGCAGGCCACCGCTGACAATAAGCGCGTCAGTTATGTCGATTTGCGCTATGACTCCGGCGCTGCCGTTGGCTGGGCTCCGGCATTTATTGAGCCTCAGGACAGTAATCAGCAACAGAATCAGGCACAGGCTAAACAACAATGA
- the ftsA gene encoding cell division protein FtsA, with the protein MIKATDRKLVVGLEIGTAKVAALVGEILPDGMVNIIGVGSCPSRGMDKGGVNDLESVVKCVQRAIDQAELMADCQISSVYLALSGKHISCQNEIGMVPISEEEVTQEDVENVVHTAKSVRVRDEHRILHVIPQEYAIDYQEGIKNPVGLSGVRMQAKVHLITCHNDMAKNIVKAVERCGLKVDQLIFAGLASSFAVLTEDERELGVCVVDIGGGTMDIAVYTGGALRHTKVIPYAGNVVTSDIAYAFGTPPTDAEAIKVRHGCALGSIVGKDENVEVPSVGGRPPRSLQRQTLAEVIEPRYTELLNLVNDEILQLQEQLRQQGVKHHLAAGIVLTGGAAQIEGLAACAQRVFHTQVRIGQPLNITGLTDYAQEPYYSTAVGLLHYGKESHLSGEADVEKRASVGNWFKRINSWLKKEF; encoded by the coding sequence ATGATCAAGGCGACGGACAGAAAACTGGTAGTAGGACTTGAGATAGGCACCGCTAAGGTCGCCGCTTTAGTAGGGGAAATTCTGCCCGATGGCATGGTCAACATTATTGGGGTGGGCAGTTGCCCGTCCCGCGGTATGGATAAAGGCGGCGTAAACGATCTTGAATCGGTGGTGAAATGCGTTCAGCGCGCCATCGATCAGGCGGAACTGATGGCGGATTGTCAGATTTCCTCGGTTTATCTGGCGTTATCCGGCAAACATATCAGCTGTCAGAACGAAATCGGGATGGTTCCGATTTCTGAAGAAGAAGTCACGCAGGAAGATGTGGAAAACGTTGTACATACCGCAAAATCGGTGCGTGTGCGCGATGAACACCGCATTCTCCATGTAATCCCGCAGGAATACGCCATCGACTACCAGGAAGGAATCAAAAACCCGGTCGGGCTGTCGGGCGTGCGCATGCAGGCGAAAGTACATTTAATCACCTGTCACAACGACATGGCGAAAAACATCGTGAAAGCGGTTGAACGTTGCGGCCTGAAAGTTGACCAACTGATTTTCGCCGGTCTGGCTTCGAGCTTCGCAGTGTTGACGGAAGATGAGCGTGAGCTGGGCGTCTGCGTTGTCGATATCGGCGGCGGTACAATGGATATCGCCGTTTATACCGGCGGCGCGCTGCGCCACACCAAAGTGATCCCCTATGCGGGGAACGTGGTGACCAGCGATATCGCCTATGCCTTCGGCACGCCGCCGACCGATGCGGAAGCGATCAAGGTTCGTCATGGTTGCGCGCTGGGATCGATCGTCGGTAAAGATGAGAACGTTGAGGTGCCGAGCGTAGGCGGTCGTCCGCCGCGCAGCCTACAGCGTCAGACGTTGGCTGAAGTCATTGAACCGCGTTACACCGAGCTGCTTAACCTGGTGAACGATGAAATCCTGCAGTTGCAGGAGCAGCTTCGTCAGCAGGGCGTGAAGCATCATCTGGCGGCGGGTATTGTATTGACCGGCGGCGCGGCGCAAATTGAAGGTTTGGCCGCCTGCGCGCAGCGGGTATTCCATACCCAGGTGCGCATCGGGCAGCCGCTGAATATTACCGGATTGACGGATTATGCGCAGGAGCCTTACTACTCAACGGCGGTAGGTCTTCTGCACTATGGAAAAGAGTCTCACCTGAGCGGTGAGGCGGATGTTGAAAAACGTGCGTCAGTTGGCAACTGGTTTAAACGTATCAACAGCTGGCTGAAAAAAGAGTTTTAA